The DNA sequence GGTGACGGCCCGGCTTCCCTCCCGCATCGGCTCCCAGGCGTGGCCCACCGCCACCAGCAGGACCGCCAGGTACTTGGCGTTGTCGAGGAACGGGTCCCGCCGCTCGACCCGTCTCTCTGCCGCTCCCGCGGACGGCGGCGGATCCTGCCGTCGCTCCGGTGCGCGCGTGACAGTGGGTGCGGGGGTGGCGTCAACGGACATCGCCAGCACCCTAAGCACAAGTCCCTGCGCCGGTTCAACCACACCGTGCACTGACGCGCCATCTTCTACATTACTGTAGAAGACGTGGCCGCCTGCTTCGGCGGCCACGAAGCAGCCCATACCCTTTTGGAGTTCTCATGGCCCTGTGGGACCGCATCAAGGAGTCCGCATCGACGATGCAGACCCAGTTGGTGGCGAAGAAGAACGACCTCAAGAGCGGCGCATTCCGCGACGCGAGCATGGCGATGTGCGCGCTCGTCGCCGCCGCCGACGGCACGGTCGACCCCTCCGAGCGGCAGCGGGTGGCCCAACTGCTCGCCAGCAACGAGGTGTTGCAGAACTTCCCTGCCGAGGATCTGCGCCGGCGCTTCGAGGAGAATCTGAACCGGCTCACCACCGACTTCGACTTCGGCAAAGTGAGCGTGATGCAGGAGATCGCCAAGGCGAAGAAGAAGCCCGCCGAGGCGCGCGCCGTCATCCAGATCGGCATCGTCATCGGCGGCGCCGACGGCGACTTCGACAAGGACGAGCAGGCCGTGGTGCGGGAGGCGTGCTACGCGCTCGACCTGCCGCCGCACGAGTTCGACCTCTGAGCGGTCGGCACTCGCCCGCCTCGGGCGGACGCGGCCGGCTGCCGGGGCGGGCGGCGTCCGCCCCGGCGCGGCGGGTCAGCGGATGTCGTCGAGGTCGAGGTCCTTGCCGACGACCAGGGTGACCACTCCCGCCCCCGCGGCCGGGTCCGGCGTGGCCCGGACGCCGGGCAGCCGGGCCACGAGCGCCCGGGCCTGCTTCTCCAGACCCGCCGGGTAGGTGACCTTCGTAGTGCCGCTGTTCTGCGGGGCGTTGCCCGTGCCCGCGACGGTGAGGCCGGCCGCGCGCAGCTTCCCCGCGACGGTACCGGCCAGCCCCGAGGTCCCCGTGCCGTTGAGAACCTGGACGCGCACGGAGGAGGCGTACAAGGGGTTCTTCGTGTCCGCCTCCAGGCGCTTCTTGTCGACCTCCTTGTCCCTGGCGAGGGAGTTGAACAGGTCGGTGGCCTGCG is a window from the Streptomyces sp. NBC_00299 genome containing:
- a CDS encoding tellurite resistance TerB family protein; the encoded protein is MALWDRIKESASTMQTQLVAKKNDLKSGAFRDASMAMCALVAAADGTVDPSERQRVAQLLASNEVLQNFPAEDLRRRFEENLNRLTTDFDFGKVSVMQEIAKAKKKPAEARAVIQIGIVIGGADGDFDKDEQAVVREACYALDLPPHEFDL